The region CGTGACCCGGCGCTTGCCGATGCCTGGCCCGATCGTGTTTGGCCGCGGCTTGGAAATCACCCTGGAATTTGATGAAAACGCGTTTCGCGGCACCGGCGTGTTCCTGCTCGGTGCGGTGCTGGAACGCTTTCTGGCACGTTACGTGTCGATCAACAGTTTTACCGAGACGGTGATCCGTACCACCGAACGCGGCGAGATCATGCGATGGAAAGCCAAGCCCGGGCGTCGTCCGACCCTGTGAACACACTGGATGCGATGCATCATGAGCCCTGGGAATACGATTTCTTCCAGGCGCTGCGGCGTATCGAGTGCGAGTCGCCAGAGCTGCCGCGCCTGGGCCATTCCCTGCGCCTGGCGGATGACCCATTGCGTCTGGGGCAGCAAGCCGATTGCACCTTCGCCCCGGCCACCTTGGCCTCGGTCGATCCCGGCGGCGACGGTAAGCCTGCGCGACTGGAACAGTTCTTCTTCGGCCTCGGCGGCCCCAACGGCCCGTTGCCGCTGCACATCACCGAGTACGTGCGCGAGCGTCAGCGCAACAACGCCGACAGCACCAGCAAACAGTTTTTGGATGTGTTCCACCATCGCCTGCTCAGCCTGTTTTACCGGGCCTGGGCCGAAGCGCGGCCGACGGTCAGCCACGACCGACCGGACGATGATTACTGGTCGGCACGCCTGGCAGCACTGAGCGGCCGAGGAATGCCGAGCCTGCTGAATCAGGGGCTGATTCCCGATACGGCGAAGCTGCATTACAGCGGCCACTTGTCGGCACAGACCCGCTACCCGGACGGTTTGAAGGCGATCCTCAGCGAATACTTCGGCTTGCCGGTTGAGATTGAAGAATACGTCGGCCAGTGGCTGGAACTGCCCGAGCGCAGCCGCGTCAGTGTCAGCGCCAACCAACTGGGCGTGGACTTTTGCCTGGGCAGCCACGTGTGGGACCGCCAGCATAAGTTCCGCATCCGCCTGGGCCCGCTCAAGCTGGATGACTACATGGGCATGCTGCCTGGCAGCCAGCCATTCAACGAGCTGGTGGCGTGGGTGGCCGAGTACCTGGGCCATGAATTGGACTGGGACTTGAACCTGGTTTTGCAACAACCTGAAGTCCCGAAGCTGCAGCTTAACGGCCAGTTCCGCCTGGGCTTCAACACATGGCTCGGCTGCCCCGCGCACGACGCCAACGACCTAATCCTGGCCCGGCATTACGCCGATCACGCCACCACCTCAAGGAATCCAGAGCATGGGTGAAATCAGTCGCGCCGCACTGTTCGGCAAACTCAACAGCGTGGCCTACAAGGCCATCGAAGCCGCCACCGTGTTCTGCAAACTGCGGGGCAACCCGTACGTGGAACTGGCTCACTGGTTTCACCAACTGCTGCAGTTGCAGGACTCGGATCTGCACCGCATTGTTCGCCAGTTCAACGTGGAGCCGGCGCGCCTGGCCCGCGACCTGACCGAAGCCCTGGACCGCCTGCCGCGCGGCTCGACGTCAATCACTGACCTGTCGTCCCACGTGGAAGAAGCCGTGGAACGCGGCTGGGTTTACGGCAGCCTGTTGTTCGGCGAGAGCCAGGTGCGCACCGGTTACCTGGTGCTCGGTATTCTCAAGACGCCGAGCCTGCGCAATGCGCTGCTGGGCTTGTCTTCCGAGTTCAACAAGATCAAGGCCGACACCCTGAGCGAACGCTTTGACGAATACGTCGGCGACTCGCCGGAAAACGCCCTCAGTGCCAGCGACGGTTTTAACGCCGGTGCAGTCCCGGGCGAGGCCAGTGGGGCCATGGCGCCGAGCGCGATGGGCAAGCAGGAAGCGCTCAAGCGCTTTACCGTCGACCTGACCGAACAGGCCCGCAGCGGCAAGCTCGACCCGATCGTTGGGCGTGATGAAGAGATCCGCCAACTGGTGGACATCCTGATGCGTCGGCGCCAGAACA is a window of Pseudomonas antarctica DNA encoding:
- the tssG gene encoding type VI secretion system baseplate subunit TssG codes for the protein MESQARASSDPVNTLDAMHHEPWEYDFFQALRRIECESPELPRLGHSLRLADDPLRLGQQADCTFAPATLASVDPGGDGKPARLEQFFFGLGGPNGPLPLHITEYVRERQRNNADSTSKQFLDVFHHRLLSLFYRAWAEARPTVSHDRPDDDYWSARLAALSGRGMPSLLNQGLIPDTAKLHYSGHLSAQTRYPDGLKAILSEYFGLPVEIEEYVGQWLELPERSRVSVSANQLGVDFCLGSHVWDRQHKFRIRLGPLKLDDYMGMLPGSQPFNELVAWVAEYLGHELDWDLNLVLQQPEVPKLQLNGQFRLGFNTWLGCPAHDANDLILARHYADHATTSRNPEHG